The Fictibacillus phosphorivorans genomic sequence TTTGAGGAGTTGAATTAATAAATGAAAGATCATTACAAAGTGTTAGTTGGTGAAGGAAATGCTGAGTTAGATCAGCAACTTTCTGATGAATTAGACAAAGTGAACGCCGCATCCACGATTGGCACTCCCGCTGCTCGAGAATTGACGGTGCAAATTTTAGATAAACATGGAGAACTTGCAGCTGGTATGAGTGGCTGGACGTGGGGAGTAGCTGCTGGAATTGCAATGACATGGGTTCGTGAAGATGTTCGTAAAGATGGATTTGGTACAAAATTACTACACGATTTTGAGAAAGAAGCTATAGGACGAGGTTGCACACACATCTTCACGACTTCCTTCACCTTTCAAGCACCAGGTTTCTATGAGCGTCACGGCTATCAAGAACTGTTTCGTTTGGAAGGATTACCTACTCCAGGAGCGGCAGATATCCATTTTAGAAAGAAATTAGTAGATCTATAAAATAAAAAATGGTGTACACCCATGATTGAGGTGTACACCATCTACAAGGATAACTATCTTAAAAAATCCTCTAAAGCTTGCTGAAGTGTAGCTTTTGTCTGAGCCTTGCTTTCGAAAGTTAACCCGATCGTTGTTATTTTGCGTACAATTTCTGGGCGGAGCCCCGTAATGACACACTCACACCCCATCATGTTCGCACCTTCCATTACTTTCATGATGCGTTCGATCGCTTCTGTCTCCATTTGAGCGATACCAGAAAGATCAATTACTAACGTGCCGATGCGGAGTCTGCTGATTTCTAAAAGAACTTTCTCTTCAATCGTGTCAATTCGATATGTATCAATACTTCCAATTAGCGGAAGCACACAAACCTTTGATGTAATCGGAATAATTGGAACAGAAAGGTTTTCAACAAGTGTTTTCTGCGACTCAATTAAGTTATCTTTGTACTCTGAATAGCTTAAAAATAGTTCATTCAAAAATTTATCGATGCGATCATTTATTTGCCTTTCTGTATTAAAAAAACTTTCAGCCTCTAATTCGATGTGGTTTAATTTATTAAATTCTTGAAAATATTTCCATACCGTTCTTCGGATGGCATGAACCCATTCTAATTTGAATGCAAGCGTAAGGCTGTGAGATGCCCACGATACACCTTCAATTTTTGCAAACTTTTCTAATTCATGATCTTTTCCTTGAATGGTGTACATCACAAGTTTATGGGCATTAGACAATAAATCGATATTCCCTATCAACAAAATTTCTTCAATCTTTCCACGAACATTTCGGGCTTCACTTAATAAAGATTCTTGGAACTCTTCTCTGTTATTAGTAAAGTATTGAATATAATCCTTTTCCAAGACTAAACCCATAGTGTTCACTCCTTTTTGAAAATTTTACCTACTTTTGTACTATTGTATCACTTTCAAAAAAGATTGAAGTGAAAATTTTGTATGTAAAACTGTTTTATCCGTTATGTCATTATTCTCACATATTTTAAATCAAAAAACCGTAACAAATTTCGTTACGATTTTCATGGTAAATACGTATTCTCCTTTTCAGGATTTACTTGTTTACCAAAGTAAATCCTTTTCATATCCTAACTCAATGAGCAGATGGCCAGCTATCTCTTTAAAGGCATCAGAAATCTCTTCATCAAACTCTTCTTTCCAGTTTCCGATCGTCCCTTTTCGGAATGTAGCAGAGTCCTGAGTTGAAATGTTTTCTTTCGCACGTTTGATTATCGTCTGATCAAGGTTTCCAAGTTCCTCTTCCGTAATAAACTGTACGATCTTCTGAACCGATTGGTCTAGAGAATCTTCACTTCTTAATAGATCTTCAAACTTAACAGAAAGCACATTAAGCGCCGTTAACCATCCTTTAAATTCCGAGAACCAATCATGAATATTTTGATGACCCAATTCTGGAATTCCTCTTATGATGGATAGCATTCGTTCTTTTTTGGACAATTGCTTTTTTTGGTAGTATTGATGAAGTGGAGCATCTACCTTCTCAATATAATAATTATAAGAGACGACAACATCACGCAAGTCTCGATAGAGGAAGACTTGTTTTAGATCGAGATCTTGAAGAAGCTTCTCCCATGATGCGGAATAATAAATATGGCCAGACAAGAATTCATTCTCTTTTAATTTCTCTAGCTCGCGCTGATGATCAGCCAATTGTGCTGAGACACCTTCGTAAAGATGCAGATTTTGATCAAATGTAATGGAATGAATTCCTGTTAATATTTGAAACATAAGATGTGTACCACTCTTAGGAAACGAATTAAAGAAAAAAGGACGTATTGCTTTACTCATTTTAACGATCACCTTTTCTATTGACATGACATACATACCTTTCATATTTTATTCACTTACTTCCAATCCGCTTGTACAATTGCCTGTTCATATAAATTTTCCACAAACACAAAAAGAATTTTAAAAAGACATCCACTTTTATTATTCAACGCGCGAAACTTATAAAGCAAGACCTTAACCCCTAATTGTTAGCAGAATGAAACCGAGAAAAAGGCAGGGATACACTCCCTGCCTTTTGTCGTGAATTTCGTTTTATTTAGAATCTCGCAACACCCAATTTGGTACTGTTTTTATATAGATTAATTCGCCGATTAGTTCAACCATGGTCTGCGTTACGATCACCGCTGCAGCTAATGTTCGCCAAGCCTCTGGTAAAGCTAGTGCTAGCGGGAGAACCACAAGAGAATTTCTTGTCCCCATACTAAAGATTAATGCTCTTCCTGCACCTATATCTAAAGAGAATATCCGTGAGATCAATCGAGACACAATTGGCATGATGATTAAAAATAATACATAGATCGGAACGACTTTAATAATGATAGTAAAATCAGTGTAGACTTTGTCTATCTGTGAAGCGACCACCACGATTAAGACGAGAGCC encodes the following:
- a CDS encoding sulfotransferase domain-containing protein, with product MSKAIRPFFFNSFPKSGTHLMFQILTGIHSITFDQNLHLYEGVSAQLADHQRELEKLKENEFLSGHIYYSASWEKLLQDLDLKQVFLYRDLRDVVVSYNYYIEKVDAPLHQYYQKKQLSKKERMLSIIRGIPELGHQNIHDWFSEFKGWLTALNVLSVKFEDLLRSEDSLDQSVQKIVQFITEEELGNLDQTIIKRAKENISTQDSATFRKGTIGNWKEEFDEEISDAFKEIAGHLLIELGYEKDLLW
- a CDS encoding STAS domain-containing protein, translated to MGLVLEKDYIQYFTNNREEFQESLLSEARNVRGKIEEILLIGNIDLLSNAHKLVMYTIQGKDHELEKFAKIEGVSWASHSLTLAFKLEWVHAIRRTVWKYFQEFNKLNHIELEAESFFNTERQINDRIDKFLNELFLSYSEYKDNLIESQKTLVENLSVPIIPITSKVCVLPLIGSIDTYRIDTIEEKVLLEISRLRIGTLVIDLSGIAQMETEAIERIMKVMEGANMMGCECVITGLRPEIVRKITTIGLTFESKAQTKATLQQALEDFLR
- a CDS encoding GNAT family N-acetyltransferase, with product MKDHYKVLVGEGNAELDQQLSDELDKVNAASTIGTPAARELTVQILDKHGELAAGMSGWTWGVAAGIAMTWVREDVRKDGFGTKLLHDFEKEAIGRGCTHIFTTSFTFQAPGFYERHGYQELFRLEGLPTPGAADIHFRKKLVDL